TTTCATTATAAAAATTCAAAAAAAAAGAACCCTTAAAAATTTATAGACAAACCTATAAATTCGTTGGATTCATGTGAAATTCAAGTAAACGACTCCTTGCGGTACTCTTTGGGGGAGAGGCTGTAATACTGCCTGAACGTATTCGTGAAATAATTAGCCCAACTTTCCGCCATTAGTCGGATGAAGCCTTGATTTGATTGGGTATTCAAAATTTTATTGGTCACTACAATCTTTTTGCAACCACCGTATGTTTGCGTTTGAGCGGATCTTTGATATCGAGCAATCGATAGATTTCCTGATGAGCGCTTTCCGGCGAACTCGAAACCCGAATGTGGTGAATCTGGTCCTGAGCATCGGTGAGCATGATCGTGCTGCGTTGATGCGTGGATAATACGTTGCGCACCGTTGACCAACGGCGGTGATCATCTTGCTCGATGAGCGTCTTCTCGATGCTTATGAGCAAGTGATACGCCAGCACGGAAATAAACAAGTGACCTTCCGTCCGACTCTTTTGCTGATGGTAAACAGGACGCATACCCAAATCCGTCTTCAGCGAACGAAACGCTTCTTCGACTTGCGTAAGCGTCGTGTACAGTCGCCAAATGTCTGCCGCCGCCAAGTCCTGATGACTGGTTTCAATCACGTAACAACCGGTCAATGTTTGACGTTTGGCGCGGCTTTCTTTCTTGACGTAAGTGACAGCCGTCACCTTCTTCTTTGCCTCATCGAGCTGCAGTACGATGTCGTAGTGAGCAGCGATGCTCGGGTATCGCTCTTTCAGTCGACCGACCCGTTCGCCAACCTTTTCGACAAGTTGAATGTTGCCTTTGGCAACGGACATCTGTAAGCGGACCAGGTCCTGCAGGAAACGCTCTTCCTTGAGCGCGTCCATCGCTTGTTCTTTCTGTTCCCGTCCGGCGCTCAGGCAGAGTACCCGTGAGCCGTTCTCCCACGGGATTTTTTTGACAAAAACCGTCTCGGAGGTGACGTCATTGCCGATGGGTTCGAATGTGTTTCTGGCCTGTTCGAATTCCTGCACATACTCTTTCTCGACAGCCCGGCGCTCGACCACCAGATAAGGATAACCGCCGGATTTGAGCAACTGGATATTGTCCTTGGTGGCAATCCCCCGATCCATGACGATCGTCGGCCGCTCTTGGGCAAACAGATGCGGTTCTTCCGGTGTGTACAGGCGATCCAGAATGTCCGGCAGCGTTTTCGGTTCGGATTGGTTGCCGCCATAAATGCGGCTAAAGATCGGAAAACCCCGGTGATCCACCACGAGCGCCAGCGTCACCAGCGGCCGGTCAGCGCGTTGTTCTTTGGATTTGCCGCGTTTGGCCAGCGTATTGTTCTTGCACTGGCCCTCGAAATACGTGTTGGTCAAATCATACAGAAACAATGTCGTCCGGCTCGGAAACAAGAGCGCTTCCTGGTCGCGCAGCGCCTGCTCGATCCGAACTTTGTGGGCAAGCAGTTCGTCCGCGATCTCGTAAATGGCATCTTTACGGATGCGAGAAAGATCCGTCGGCAACAGTTCCAACAAGGCGGTTTGGTTGCGAAGCCAATGCCATGCCGCCAAATCGCTGGAAGGAGCAACGAGCCGACCGATCACGACCGCTTGAGCAAGCGCCTGTTGCTGCGTGGATAATCCACAGTCTTTCAGAATTCGGTTCAATCCTAATCGCTCCCAAAAGGTATGCGCGACCAATTCCGGACCGAGTGAACGGTGTTCGGAGGAAGCGATACTCTGAAGATCCACGGTGACCAGTTCGCGTTGTTCGTGCCGTTGTTGCTTTTCTTGGGCTTTGGTTTGAACGAACCGGTAATGCTTCATCGCCGCATCGGCCGCTTCGGCAATCGCAGGCTCTTCGGCCAGGAGAGAATCTTGTCCGGCTAAACGAGCTTCCAGAACGGCAGCCAACGTGCGCCACTGAGATTTGGGGAGCGTGAGCGTACCTAGTTCCATAATGACCCGTTGGCGCGGACCTTTGCCGGTACGGTAGGACTCGACCAATTGATGCTTGGTGTACGTGGTATTCGATTTTTTGTGTTGGGTAGAGGTTTGACGAATGAACATACCTTTAACTATAGCAGAAACCGAAAATAAAGTAAATACATTAAATATATATTAGGTCACTACATTTGCGACTTTGAAGAGTGACCCCAGTAAGATCAAGGGGTTTCGGGTACGAAAAAGCGGTTTTTGCTCCAAATCGGGCAAAAACCGCGGAAAGTTGGGTTAGGCTCGTTGAAGCCGACGGCATCGGCGATTTCGGCAATTTTTAAATCCGTATTCCGAAGCAGGACGGCGGCCTTCTCCATCCGCACGCGGGTCAGAAAGCGGGTGTAATTCTCCCCCGTCTCCTTCTTGAACCAGACGCTGAAGTAGCTGGGGTTTAACCGCACGTGGGCAGCAACGTCTACAAGCCGGCAATCCCCCTTGTAGTTCGCTTCGATATAAGCGGTGGCCTGTTCAATCAAGCTGCCGCTCCCTGCGGCGCTCATGGAGGCTGCCGGCACAGTCAGCTTATCCAGAAGCTCACGCAGCCGGTCGGTGCGGCCAAGG
The window above is part of the Paenibacillus hamazuiensis genome. Proteins encoded here:
- a CDS encoding IS1634 family transposase codes for the protein MFIRQTSTQHKKSNTTYTKHQLVESYRTGKGPRQRVIMELGTLTLPKSQWRTLAAVLEARLAGQDSLLAEEPAIAEAADAAMKHYRFVQTKAQEKQQRHEQRELVTVDLQSIASSEHRSLGPELVAHTFWERLGLNRILKDCGLSTQQQALAQAVVIGRLVAPSSDLAAWHWLRNQTALLELLPTDLSRIRKDAIYEIADELLAHKVRIEQALRDQEALLFPSRTTLFLYDLTNTYFEGQCKNNTLAKRGKSKEQRADRPLVTLALVVDHRGFPIFSRIYGGNQSEPKTLPDILDRLYTPEEPHLFAQERPTIVMDRGIATKDNIQLLKSGGYPYLVVERRAVEKEYVQEFEQARNTFEPIGNDVTSETVFVKKIPWENGSRVLCLSAGREQKEQAMDALKEERFLQDLVRLQMSVAKGNIQLVEKVGERVGRLKERYPSIAAHYDIVLQLDEAKKKVTAVTYVKKESRAKRQTLTGCYVIETSHQDLAAADIWRLYTTLTQVEEAFRSLKTDLGMRPVYHQQKSRTEGHLFISVLAYHLLISIEKTLIEQDDHRRWSTVRNVLSTHQRSTIMLTDAQDQIHHIRVSSSPESAHQEIYRLLDIKDPLKRKHTVVAKRL